The following are encoded in a window of Chryseobacterium sp. genomic DNA:
- a CDS encoding enoyl-CoA hydratase/isomerase family protein: MNNGFVNHEVRNNIAEITFGHPKSNSLPGEILEKLAQTILDKGKDESVKAILLKSDGEKAFCAGASFDELLAIEELEASTKFFGGFAKVLNAMRNCGKLVIVRVQGKTTGGGVGIACAADYCFAVESAAMALTELNLGIGPFVIGPYVERKIGKSAYTAMSIDADFRSADWCEKHDVYHSVSPTIAEMDAQLQQFLTGLSARSTDALALIKKVSWEGTEHFENLMPERIHMSASLILEDSAKQNIEKIKERLRSK, from the coding sequence ATGAACAACGGATTTGTAAACCACGAAGTCAGAAACAATATTGCCGAAATAACTTTCGGACATCCAAAAAGTAATTCGCTGCCGGGTGAAATACTTGAAAAACTGGCCCAAACCATTCTGGACAAGGGAAAAGATGAAAGTGTGAAAGCTATTCTGCTTAAATCGGACGGTGAAAAAGCCTTCTGCGCCGGTGCCAGCTTTGATGAACTGTTAGCAATTGAAGAGCTTGAGGCAAGTACAAAATTCTTTGGGGGATTTGCAAAAGTGCTGAATGCCATGCGTAATTGCGGCAAGCTTGTAATCGTTCGAGTGCAGGGTAAAACAACCGGTGGTGGAGTAGGAATTGCCTGCGCGGCAGACTACTGCTTCGCTGTTGAAAGTGCAGCCATGGCACTCACAGAACTCAATCTTGGTATCGGCCCATTTGTTATCGGACCTTATGTGGAGCGTAAAATCGGTAAGTCAGCTTATACGGCCATGTCTATTGATGCCGACTTCCGCAGCGCAGACTGGTGCGAAAAGCACGATGTTTACCATTCGGTTTCGCCAACAATTGCTGAGATGGATGCGCAACTTCAGCAGTTCCTTACCGGACTTTCAGCCAGAAGTACAGATGCTTTGGCCTTAATTAAAAAGGTTTCATGGGAGGGAACTGAACATTTTGAAAACCTAATGCCGGAAAGAATTCATATGAGTGCAAGTCTGATCCTGGAAGATTCTGCAAAGCAGAACATTGAAAAGATCAAAGAAAGGCTGCGCTCTAAGTAA
- a CDS encoding class I SAM-dependent methyltransferase — protein MDKRELRSSIFRHLDGIVTAPVVAALQKKQILDLITEAKTITLRELTEKTGANEGYLNVALRVLASQGFLDYQLNSDDETVTISANDNTTQLLSFVSLYEKVIPFQRESTTFDFQQLEPQSFNNLVLLFEEFRNGFGIQNSGKQGASGIQQQVLKHIEGCLVGPIIVQLGMNGMFHKYFMETSFQAVEFHKNPDNFEKILDFLSDLGWFTKNNQNYKFTESGLYFARRAASYGVTVSYLPLFNRLDDLLFGDPKKLRETAEGEDEIHVDRKMNVWGSGGAHSTYFKVVTDFIVSIFNQPIHLQPKGILDMGCGNGAFIQHIFETIERHTLRGRMLEDYPLFLVGADYNQAALNVTRANLINNDIWAKVIWGDIGDPDRLAKDLKENYEIDLSDLVNIRTFLDHNRIWKDPANMNPDRISTSSGAFAFRGRRIPNKLVEENLREHLNLWLPYIKKNGLLVIELHTLNPELTRQHLGETAATAYDATHGFSDQYIVEIDVFHKICNEVGLTVDKDLFKKYPDSDLATVSINLLKA, from the coding sequence ATGGATAAAAGAGAACTGCGCAGTTCCATATTCAGGCATCTGGACGGTATAGTAACCGCGCCGGTTGTTGCTGCGCTGCAGAAAAAACAGATCCTGGACCTCATCACAGAGGCAAAAACAATTACACTGCGGGAACTAACCGAAAAAACAGGGGCCAATGAAGGTTATCTGAATGTAGCCTTAAGAGTTTTGGCATCGCAGGGATTTCTGGACTACCAGCTGAACAGCGATGATGAAACGGTTACAATTTCTGCAAATGACAATACCACCCAGCTGCTCTCTTTCGTTTCTTTATATGAAAAGGTTATCCCTTTTCAGCGGGAATCCACCACCTTCGATTTCCAGCAGCTTGAACCTCAGTCCTTCAATAACCTCGTCTTACTGTTTGAGGAGTTCCGGAACGGTTTCGGCATCCAAAATTCCGGGAAGCAGGGCGCATCAGGAATTCAGCAGCAGGTACTTAAACATATTGAAGGCTGTCTGGTGGGGCCAATAATTGTTCAACTCGGGATGAACGGCATGTTCCATAAATATTTCATGGAGACTTCATTCCAGGCCGTCGAATTTCACAAAAACCCGGACAACTTTGAAAAGATTCTAGATTTCCTGAGTGACCTGGGCTGGTTTACCAAAAACAATCAGAATTATAAATTCACCGAAAGTGGATTGTATTTCGCGCGGCGCGCTGCCTCGTATGGTGTGACCGTGTCCTATTTACCCCTGTTCAACCGGCTGGACGACCTACTTTTTGGTGATCCAAAAAAGTTGCGCGAAACTGCCGAAGGAGAAGACGAAATCCATGTGGACAGGAAAATGAACGTTTGGGGAAGCGGTGGCGCCCACTCTACCTACTTTAAAGTAGTCACAGATTTCATCGTCTCCATTTTCAATCAGCCTATACATTTGCAGCCGAAAGGAATCCTGGATATGGGTTGTGGCAACGGTGCCTTTATCCAGCACATTTTTGAAACTATTGAAAGGCATACTTTACGCGGAAGAATGCTTGAGGATTACCCACTTTTCCTCGTGGGCGCCGATTACAACCAGGCAGCACTTAATGTTACGCGCGCTAACCTCATCAACAATGACATTTGGGCGAAAGTGATCTGGGGCGATATTGGTGATCCCGACCGACTGGCAAAGGACCTGAAAGAAAATTATGAAATAGACCTGTCTGATCTGGTGAACATCCGTACCTTCCTGGATCACAACAGAATCTGGAAAGATCCCGCGAATATGAATCCGGACCGAATTTCCACATCAAGTGGAGCCTTTGCTTTTCGGGGAAGAAGGATTCCCAACAAACTGGTGGAAGAAAATCTGAGGGAACACCTTAATCTCTGGCTTCCCTATATTAAGAAGAACGGCTTACTGGTGATAGAACTTCATACCCTGAATCCTGAACTTACCCGCCAACATCTTGGTGAGACGGCCGCAACAGCTTACGATGCCACACATGGATTTTCGGATCAGTATATTGTTGAGATTGACGTTTTCCACAAAATATGCAATGAAGTAGGACTGACCGTGGATAAAGATCTGTTTAAAAAATATCCCGACTCAGATTTGGCAACGGTTTCCATTAACCTGTTGAAGGCATAA
- a CDS encoding winged helix-turn-helix domain-containing protein: MISKLNKEFESRVRLGIMSVLMVNDWVDFTEMKNLLEITDGNLASHSTALEKSKFIEVKKEFVGKKPKTSYRATETGKDAFREHLVALEKLLGR; this comes from the coding sequence ATGATAAGTAAACTCAACAAAGAATTCGAAAGCCGCGTCAGACTGGGTATTATGTCCGTTCTGATGGTGAATGACTGGGTTGACTTTACAGAGATGAAAAATTTGCTTGAAATCACAGACGGTAATTTGGCGAGTCACAGTACCGCACTGGAAAAATCTAAATTTATTGAGGTAAAAAAAGAGTTTGTGGGCAAAAAACCAAAGACTTCCTATAGGGCAACTGAGACAGGAAAAGATGCCTTCAGGGAACATCTGGTGGCTCTGGAAAAACTGCTGGGACGGTAG
- a CDS encoding DUF4173 domain-containing protein, whose amino-acid sequence MKTHQLILLTTVLFVTLFYDEDMGLNLGILGISYALLTLFRTPEALRTRTFLLLFVLSILSGVSFAWYGDFASFLAVFTSLALLTFHSREHGLKSLFVIPVFGVNFITFIYRVFQFGEWLPAISTSSAFRRLIAVILIPAFFILAFFGIYSLGSTHFAGIFDNWEWNFDVWQFIVLTSLGFFIAFNFWNFKIYNFFPEWNNFLKNDFNAAHLAQKPTSSFLGIEAERTSGIISFAALNILLLIFIITFNFEQFFETPASAAELSIETHERVNAVILSIVMAVLVIMFYFKGSFNFDHKARPLKVLAEIWLALNVILVLSAFIKNSEYVLHLGLTYKRLGVYTFVILCIIGLVLTFVKIRKRKTNAYLFNHMAWYFYGTVLVAAFFNWGYLATSYNISNNKGSFEFHRTMNYNDDLLLEKYPLEAANVTEKVAEQKDRTFLSSILYYQTINY is encoded by the coding sequence ATGAAAACACACCAACTGATTCTCCTCACTACGGTACTTTTTGTAACCTTATTTTATGACGAAGATATGGGCCTGAACCTGGGAATTTTAGGAATTTCCTATGCCTTGCTTACTTTATTCCGTACACCGGAAGCCCTGCGCACCCGTACTTTCCTGCTCCTTTTTGTCCTCAGCATCCTGTCGGGCGTTTCATTTGCCTGGTACGGCGATTTTGCTTCTTTTTTGGCAGTATTCACTTCGCTTGCGCTCCTCACGTTTCACTCCCGGGAGCACGGATTAAAATCCCTGTTCGTAATCCCTGTATTCGGTGTAAATTTTATCACCTTTATCTACAGAGTATTTCAGTTTGGCGAATGGCTGCCCGCGATAAGTACCTCCTCAGCCTTTAGAAGACTGATTGCGGTGATATTGATCCCGGCATTTTTCATCCTGGCCTTCTTCGGCATTTACTCACTGGGAAGCACGCACTTTGCCGGAATTTTTGATAATTGGGAGTGGAATTTTGATGTCTGGCAGTTTATTGTTCTCACCTCGCTGGGATTTTTTATAGCGTTTAACTTCTGGAATTTTAAGATTTATAATTTCTTTCCCGAGTGGAATAATTTTTTGAAGAATGATTTTAATGCCGCCCACCTGGCACAGAAGCCTACCTCGTCTTTTCTTGGCATTGAAGCAGAACGGACCAGTGGAATTATATCCTTTGCCGCACTGAATATCCTGCTGCTGATCTTTATTATTACATTTAATTTTGAACAGTTTTTTGAAACACCTGCTTCTGCAGCTGAGTTGTCAATTGAAACGCATGAGCGGGTGAACGCTGTAATACTCTCCATTGTGATGGCAGTGTTGGTCATTATGTTTTACTTCAAAGGAAGTTTTAATTTCGATCATAAAGCCCGGCCATTAAAGGTTCTTGCCGAAATCTGGCTTGCATTGAATGTGATACTGGTGCTATCAGCATTTATCAAGAATTCAGAATATGTACTTCATTTGGGGCTTACCTACAAAAGACTGGGAGTGTATACCTTTGTGATTCTCTGCATTATCGGCCTTGTGCTCACATTTGTCAAAATAAGAAAGCGGAAGACCAACGCTTATCTCTTTAATCACATGGCCTGGTACTTTTATGGAACAGTATTGGTGGCTGCTTTTTTTAACTGGGGGTATCTGGCCACTTCGTATAACATCAGCAACAATAAAGGTAGTTTCGAATTTCACCGGACAATGAACTATAATGATGATCTTCTGCTTGAAAAATATCCCCTTGAAGCAGCCAATGTTACAGAAAAAGTAGCGGAGCAAAAGGACAGGACCTTCCTTTCCAGCATCCTTTATTACCAAACGATTAATTATTAA
- the dtd gene encoding D-aminoacyl-tRNA deacylase, with translation MRVVVQRVSQASVKVDGEIAGEIGTGLLLLVGIEETDVHKDAEWLAQKIINLRIFGDEEGKMNRSVLDINGGILCISQFTLIADYRKGNRPSFIRAAKPETAIPLFEYFKTELSKSQLNVQSGIFGADMKVSLLNDGPVTITMDSRP, from the coding sequence ATGCGTGTAGTAGTTCAAAGAGTGTCGCAAGCCAGCGTAAAGGTAGACGGTGAAATTGCGGGAGAAATCGGAACCGGGCTCCTGCTTCTTGTGGGTATTGAAGAAACAGACGTTCACAAAGATGCTGAATGGCTGGCACAGAAGATCATCAACCTTCGCATCTTTGGCGATGAAGAAGGCAAGATGAACCGTTCTGTCCTGGATATTAACGGCGGAATACTCTGCATCAGCCAGTTTACGCTGATAGCCGATTACCGGAAAGGCAATCGTCCCTCATTTATTAGAGCTGCCAAACCCGAAACAGCAATTCCCCTTTTTGAATATTTTAAAACTGAACTTTCCAAATCGCAGTTAAATGTCCAAAGCGGCATCTTTGGTGCAGACATGAAAGTTTCACTGCTAAATGATGGCCCGGTTACCATCACCATGGACAGCAGGCCCTAA
- the greA gene encoding transcription elongation factor GreA, with protein sequence MSTYVTQEGLDKMKSELDKLESIERPKITQQIAEARDKGDLSENAEYDAAKEAQGMLEMRISKLKDLIANAKVINENLLDTSKVSILTTVRLKNNGTKQEQKFTLVPDNESDLKSGKISVNTPIAKGLLGKAVGDQAEIELPNGNKLSFEVLEISL encoded by the coding sequence ATGTCAACATACGTAACGCAGGAGGGATTGGATAAGATGAAATCCGAACTGGACAAACTTGAGAGTATTGAAAGACCAAAGATTACCCAGCAGATCGCTGAGGCGCGGGATAAAGGCGATCTTTCCGAAAATGCAGAGTATGATGCCGCAAAGGAAGCACAGGGTATGCTGGAAATGAGAATTTCCAAACTGAAAGACCTGATTGCTAATGCCAAAGTAATTAACGAGAACCTTCTGGATACTTCTAAAGTATCTATACTTACCACGGTGCGTCTCAAAAATAACGGAACCAAGCAGGAGCAGAAATTCACCCTGGTTCCTGATAACGAAAGTGATCTTAAGAGTGGTAAGATCTCTGTGAACACGCCGATTGCAAAAGGACTTTTAGGTAAGGCCGTTGGCGACCAGGCAGAAATTGAGTTGCCTAACGGTAACAAACTGTCTTTTGAGGTGCTGGAAATCTCACTGTAA
- a CDS encoding HIT family protein: MSTVFTKIIEGEIPAYKIAEDDRFLAFLDVMPLVKGHTLVIPKKETDLIFDMETEEYKELWAFAQKVAAKVGKAIPCVRVGIAVVGLEVPHAHIHLVPLNLIGDLNFANVRLKLSETEFRDIQEAIVKA; this comes from the coding sequence ATGAGCACAGTATTCACTAAAATTATTGAGGGCGAAATCCCGGCATATAAAATTGCTGAAGATGACCGTTTCCTGGCATTCCTGGATGTGATGCCCCTCGTTAAAGGACATACACTGGTAATTCCGAAAAAAGAAACGGATCTTATCTTTGATATGGAAACGGAAGAATATAAGGAACTTTGGGCTTTCGCACAGAAGGTGGCTGCCAAAGTTGGCAAGGCCATTCCCTGTGTCCGCGTTGGAATCGCGGTGGTGGGTCTCGAGGTTCCCCATGCACACATTCATCTCGTTCCGTTAAATTTAATTGGTGATCTCAATTTTGCAAATGTGAGGCTCAAACTAAGCGAAACAGAATTCAGGGACATTCAGGAAGCTATAGTTAAGGCCTGA
- the clpX gene encoding ATP-dependent Clp protease ATP-binding subunit ClpX, whose protein sequence is MNKNQCSFCGRKRNEVEMLVAGQEGFICETCIEQAHGIVKEGTKKDGSAPAQKLEDLKKPKEIKTYLDEYVIGQDQAKKQLSIAVYNHYKRLLHSKVENREVEIEKSNIIMIGETGTGKTLLAKTIARELNVPFCIVDATILTEAGYVGEDVESILSRLLMVADYDVEKAERGIVFIDEIDKIARKSDNPSITRDVSGEGVQQGLLKLLEGSIVNVPPQGGRKHPDQKYIQVNTQNILFIAGGAFDGIKEIIERRLNKQAIGFSAEKLNSTAEGSYILSQINAIDLRKFGLIPELLGRFPIVTHLDALTKETMIRIMTEPKNSIVNQFVELFKMDGIKLEFTEGAIERIVEETIEKGLGARGLRGTTEKVLEDHMFSIGEHDEIILTPEDIRISS, encoded by the coding sequence ATGAATAAAAATCAGTGTTCATTTTGTGGCAGAAAAAGAAACGAAGTGGAGATGCTTGTGGCCGGTCAGGAAGGCTTTATCTGCGAAACCTGTATTGAACAGGCACACGGTATTGTGAAGGAAGGCACAAAGAAGGATGGATCGGCACCGGCTCAAAAGCTGGAGGACCTGAAAAAACCGAAGGAGATCAAGACTTATCTGGACGAATATGTAATAGGACAGGATCAGGCTAAAAAGCAGCTCTCGATTGCAGTATATAATCATTACAAGAGGTTGCTTCATTCCAAAGTGGAAAACAGGGAAGTGGAGATCGAAAAGTCCAATATCATTATGATCGGCGAAACCGGAACGGGTAAGACCCTCTTGGCCAAAACTATCGCCAGGGAACTTAACGTCCCTTTCTGTATTGTTGATGCTACTATTCTTACCGAAGCTGGTTATGTAGGCGAGGATGTGGAAAGTATTCTGTCCAGACTCCTCATGGTGGCTGATTATGATGTTGAAAAAGCGGAGCGCGGAATCGTTTTTATTGACGAAATAGACAAGATTGCCAGAAAATCAGACAACCCGAGCATCACACGCGACGTTTCCGGCGAAGGAGTGCAGCAGGGTCTGTTGAAACTTCTGGAAGGAAGCATTGTTAATGTACCGCCGCAGGGTGGGCGCAAGCATCCGGATCAGAAATACATCCAGGTAAATACACAGAATATTCTTTTTATCGCCGGTGGAGCTTTCGACGGGATAAAAGAAATCATAGAAAGAAGACTGAATAAGCAGGCTATCGGTTTCAGTGCCGAGAAACTGAACAGTACAGCCGAGGGAAGTTATATCCTGAGCCAAATCAATGCAATTGACTTAAGAAAATTCGGACTTATTCCCGAACTGTTGGGCCGCTTTCCAATCGTTACACATCTTGATGCCCTTACAAAGGAAACGATGATAAGGATTATGACCGAGCCTAAGAACTCAATCGTAAACCAGTTTGTGGAACTCTTTAAGATGGACGGAATCAAGCTTGAATTTACCGAAGGCGCGATTGAAAGAATTGTAGAAGAGACCATTGAAAAAGGGTTGGGCGCCCGTGGTCTTAGAGGTACTACCGAAAAGGTGCTGGAAGATCATATGTTTTCCATTGGCGAGCATGACGAAATCATTCTCACTCCGGAAGATATCAGGATCAGTAGTTAA
- a CDS encoding TlpA family protein disulfide reductase, which produces MSKYAFLIAIITGSFLQAQFSVTVDAPPAFTAKEAILYTLNGSKDIIVSREMKKNSGWTFKVPQRYVGMMKIYFPENNASFSMISENKDVSLKLESEGNKINVVYNDPVNMLMEKVQDQQKKKDLIYPALVQIKEYYRPGTDFGKALEKEIREIGQTYTVDPSSNPFVNYYNTNYNKFLVERSAETMPAQKEIADFIANSGEMLESSSLLRPVLVNFLNSAGSANVDSFVDALLKRLNVETPRGQTVMSELIDIFDVYGMTALKDKYLTQAKNLKCTINDRLASTIKANNNVELGALFPDYKFVRSSNTSAKNLHSVKADKKVIVFWSATCSHCEAELPKLLERYNAMKAQNIEVVGFSLDSDRGVYESKVAALPWINDSELRGWNSSYTETFNIHATPTYFVVDAQNRIIAKPDHVSDVLQFLNLK; this is translated from the coding sequence ATGAGCAAATACGCATTTCTTATCGCCATCATTACAGGGTCTTTTTTGCAGGCACAGTTTTCGGTTACAGTAGACGCACCGCCGGCATTTACTGCAAAAGAAGCAATTCTCTATACACTAAACGGTTCCAAGGATATTATTGTGTCCAGGGAAATGAAAAAGAATTCGGGCTGGACCTTTAAAGTGCCGCAGCGTTACGTGGGGATGATGAAAATTTACTTTCCGGAGAACAATGCTTCATTCAGCATGATTTCTGAAAATAAGGATGTCAGTCTCAAACTCGAGTCCGAAGGCAATAAGATAAATGTGGTATACAATGATCCTGTAAATATGCTGATGGAAAAGGTACAGGACCAGCAGAAGAAAAAAGATCTCATTTATCCTGCCCTCGTCCAGATTAAGGAATATTACAGGCCGGGGACAGATTTTGGCAAAGCTTTGGAAAAGGAAATCCGGGAAATCGGCCAAACCTATACCGTTGATCCGTCCAGCAATCCGTTTGTGAACTATTACAACACCAATTACAATAAATTTCTGGTAGAGAGATCTGCCGAGACGATGCCGGCACAAAAAGAAATTGCCGATTTTATTGCGAATTCGGGTGAGATGCTGGAGTCATCATCACTGCTTCGTCCGGTACTGGTGAATTTCCTGAACTCCGCCGGAAGTGCTAATGTGGATTCCTTCGTTGATGCCTTACTCAAAAGGTTGAATGTAGAAACACCTCGCGGACAGACGGTGATGTCGGAACTCATTGATATTTTTGATGTTTATGGTATGACAGCTTTAAAAGATAAATACCTGACCCAAGCCAAAAACCTCAAATGTACAATCAATGACAGATTGGCTTCTACAATAAAAGCGAATAACAATGTGGAATTGGGAGCCCTTTTCCCTGACTATAAGTTTGTACGCTCCTCCAATACATCGGCCAAAAATCTTCACAGTGTAAAAGCGGATAAAAAAGTGATTGTTTTCTGGTCCGCTACATGTTCACACTGCGAAGCTGAACTTCCAAAATTATTGGAAAGATACAATGCCATGAAGGCCCAAAATATTGAAGTAGTTGGATTTTCATTGGATTCTGACCGCGGAGTGTACGAGAGCAAGGTAGCGGCATTGCCCTGGATTAACGACAGTGAACTGCGCGGCTGGAACAGTTCCTATACGGAAACCTTTAATATCCATGCTACGCCTACCTATTTTGTTGTAGATGCCCAAAACCGCATCATTGCGAAGCCTGATCATGTAAGTGATGTTTTACAGTTTTTAAACCTAAAATAA
- a CDS encoding GIY-YIG nuclease family protein gives MDEFVVYVLYSRSSGKTYAGFTSDLITRFHSHNHFSAKGYTAMFRPREVVHVEFFQRSMKRWFVNDG, from the coding sequence ATGGATGAATTTGTAGTTTATGTGTTATACAGCAGAAGCTCCGGCAAGACTTATGCCGGATTCACCTCGGATTTAATCACCAGGTTTCATTCGCACAATCATTTTTCTGCCAAAGGCTACACAGCAATGTTTCGGCCTCGGGAAGTTGTACATGTTGAATTTTTTCAACGAAGTATGAAGCGATGGTTCGTGAACGATGGCTGA
- a CDS encoding GIY-YIG nuclease family protein gives MDEFVVYVLYSRSSGKTYVGFTSDLITRFHSHNHFSAKGYTARFRPWEVVHVEFFTTKHEAMVRERWLKSGAGREWLRENILF, from the coding sequence ATGGATGAATTTGTAGTTTATGTGTTATACAGCAGAAGCTCCGGCAAGACTTATGTCGGCTTCACCTCGGATTTAATCACCAGGTTTCATTCGCACAATCATTTTTCTGCCAAAGGCTACACAGCAAGGTTTCGGCCTTGGGAAGTTGTACATGTTGAATTTTTTACAACGAAGCATGAAGCTATGGTTCGTGAACGATGGCTGAAGTCCGGTGCCGGTCGGGAGTGGCTCCGGGAGAATATCCTGTTTTGA
- a CDS encoding GIY-YIG nuclease family protein: MNEFVVYVLYSRSFGKIYVGFTSDLINRFHSHNHFSAKGYTARFWPWEVVHVEFFTTKHEAMVRERWLKSGAGREWLRANVLF, from the coding sequence ATGAATGAATTTGTAGTTTATGTGTTATACAGCAGAAGCTTCGGTAAGATTTATGTCGGATTCACCTCGGATTTAATCAACAGGTTTCATTCGCACAATCATTTTTCTGCCAAAGGCTACACAGCAAGGTTTTGGCCTTGGGAAGTTGTACATGTTGAATTTTTTACAACGAAGCATGAAGCGATGGTTCGTGAACGATGGCTGAAGTCTGGTGCCGGCCGGGAGTGGCTCCGGGCGAATGTCTTATTTTGA